One Mycolicibacterium parafortuitum DNA segment encodes these proteins:
- a CDS encoding ferredoxin has product MRVEVDRDRCEGNAVCVGIAPDLFELDDEDYAVVKADPVPAGEEALAEQSIAECPRAALIRHD; this is encoded by the coding sequence ATGCGAGTGGAAGTGGATCGTGACCGTTGCGAGGGCAACGCCGTGTGTGTCGGAATTGCCCCCGACCTGTTCGAGCTCGACGACGAGGACTACGCCGTCGTGAAGGCCGACCCGGTGCCCGCCGGTGAAGAGGCGCTGGCCGAACAGTCCATCGCCGAGTGCCCCCGCGCCGCCCTGATCCGACACGACTAG
- a CDS encoding MCE family protein, translated as MTQENSLKRNRWVRAALAAVLVVTLAVGAYLVWPNRAGHKVVAYFTSAVGLYPGDDVRVVGVPVGTIDKIEPRAGDVKITMTIDGDVKVPAEAKALVISPNLVSARFIQLTPAFTGGAAMADGAEIGLDRTAVPVEWDEVKEQLTALSAQLGPHQGSVQGPLTEVVNQAADTFDGNGDSFRNALRELSQTAGRLGDSRADLFGTIRNLQVLVDALSNSNEQIVQFSNHVASVSQVLADASNDLDVTLGTLNQALSDVRGFLGDSNEALIGQVNRLTEFTNLLTEHSDDIEQILHITPNGLSNFYNIYNPAQGTVGGLLTLPNFANPVQFICGGTFDAAATPDNYKRAEICRQRMGPVFKRITMNYPPIMFHPINSITAYKGQIIYDTPETEAKARTPVPYLQWQNAPGVTPPKVAPDADLTSLLVPTQGPETSASHAGGPEPDPAPVAPGPAEAGR; from the coding sequence ATGACGCAGGAGAATTCGCTGAAGCGGAACCGATGGGTTCGTGCCGCGCTTGCCGCCGTGCTGGTTGTCACGCTGGCGGTCGGCGCGTACCTGGTGTGGCCCAACCGTGCCGGGCACAAGGTCGTCGCCTACTTCACCTCCGCGGTGGGGCTGTACCCGGGCGACGACGTCCGGGTGGTCGGCGTGCCGGTCGGCACCATCGACAAGATCGAACCCCGGGCCGGTGACGTCAAGATCACGATGACCATCGACGGCGACGTGAAGGTGCCCGCCGAGGCCAAGGCGCTGGTGATCTCGCCGAACCTGGTGTCCGCCAGGTTCATTCAGCTGACGCCGGCGTTCACCGGCGGCGCGGCGATGGCCGACGGCGCGGAGATCGGACTGGACCGCACCGCGGTGCCGGTGGAGTGGGACGAGGTCAAGGAACAACTGACGGCGCTGAGCGCCCAGCTCGGACCGCACCAGGGTTCGGTGCAGGGCCCGCTGACCGAGGTCGTCAACCAGGCCGCCGACACCTTCGACGGCAACGGCGACAGCTTCCGCAACGCTCTGCGCGAGTTGTCGCAAACCGCCGGGCGCCTTGGTGATTCGCGCGCGGACCTGTTCGGCACCATCCGCAACCTTCAAGTGCTCGTCGACGCGCTGTCGAACAGCAACGAGCAGATCGTGCAGTTCTCCAACCATGTCGCCTCGGTGTCCCAGGTGCTGGCCGACGCGTCCAACGATCTCGACGTCACCCTCGGGACCCTGAACCAGGCGCTGTCGGACGTGCGCGGTTTCCTCGGGGACAGCAACGAGGCGCTGATCGGACAGGTCAACCGGCTGACCGAGTTCACGAACCTGCTGACCGAGCACAGTGACGACATCGAGCAGATCCTGCACATCACGCCCAACGGCCTGAGCAACTTCTACAACATCTACAACCCCGCCCAGGGCACGGTCGGCGGGCTGCTGACGCTGCCGAACTTCGCGAACCCGGTGCAGTTCATCTGCGGCGGCACCTTCGACGCGGCCGCCACCCCCGACAACTACAAGAGGGCCGAGATCTGCCGTCAGCGGATGGGTCCCGTGTTCAAGCGCATCACGATGAACTATCCGCCGATCATGTTCCACCCGATCAACAGCATCACCGCCTACAAGGGGCAGATCATCTACGACACCCCTGAGACCGAGGCCAAGGCCAGAACGCCAGTGCCGTACCTGCAGTGGCAGAACGCCCCCGGCGTCACGCCCCCGAAGGTCGCACCGGATGCCGACCTGACCTCGCTGCTGGTCCCGACGCAGGGTCCGGAGACGTCCGCGTCGCACGCCGGCGGTCCCGAGCCCGATCCGGCACCCGTGGCGCCCGGACCGGCGGAGGCGGGCCGATGA
- a CDS encoding MCE family protein: protein MADGDAKRSHVRIAAAILAALVLAAVVFTYLSYTAAFTPTDKVTVLSPRAGLVMDADAKVKYRGIQVGKVESIEYAGNGAKLTLAINRDDMRYIPENAPVRIGGTTIFGAKSVEFLPPERPSGERLRPGAEVTSDFVQLEVNTLFQSLTDLLDKIDPINLNATLSAIGEGMRGHGDDVGALLSGLNYYVSQLNPKLPALQEDLRRTAVVADIYADAGPDLVRVLENAPAISKTIVDERDNLNAALLAATGLANNGTATLEPGADDYIAAVQRLRAPLKVAGEYSPVIGCTLKGTANAIDRFAPIIGGIRPGLFVSSNFLPGSPAYTYPESLPIVNASGGPNCRGLPDVPSKQYGGSWYHTPFLVTDNAYVPYQPNTELQFDAPSTLQFLFNGAFAERDDF, encoded by the coding sequence ATGGCCGACGGTGACGCCAAGCGCAGCCATGTGAGGATCGCTGCGGCGATCCTCGCTGCGCTGGTTCTTGCCGCGGTGGTGTTCACCTACCTGTCCTACACCGCCGCGTTCACCCCCACCGACAAGGTCACCGTGCTGTCCCCGCGGGCCGGCTTGGTGATGGATGCCGATGCCAAGGTGAAGTACCGCGGGATCCAGGTCGGCAAGGTCGAGTCGATCGAATACGCGGGCAACGGGGCCAAGTTGACGCTGGCGATCAACCGTGACGATATGCGCTACATCCCCGAGAACGCTCCCGTGCGTATCGGTGGCACCACGATCTTCGGCGCGAAGTCGGTGGAGTTCCTGCCGCCCGAGCGCCCCAGCGGCGAGAGGCTGCGCCCGGGCGCGGAGGTCACCTCCGACTTCGTGCAGCTCGAGGTCAACACGCTGTTCCAGAGCCTGACCGACCTGCTGGACAAGATCGATCCGATCAACCTCAACGCGACCCTGTCCGCGATCGGGGAGGGCATGCGCGGGCACGGCGACGACGTCGGGGCGCTGCTGTCCGGTCTGAATTACTACGTGAGCCAACTCAATCCGAAGCTACCGGCGCTGCAGGAGGACCTGCGCCGCACCGCGGTGGTCGCCGACATCTACGCCGACGCCGGACCGGACCTGGTGCGCGTGCTCGAGAACGCGCCGGCGATCAGCAAGACGATCGTCGACGAGCGGGACAACCTGAACGCCGCGCTGCTCGCGGCAACGGGTCTGGCCAACAACGGCACCGCGACGCTGGAGCCCGGCGCCGACGACTACATCGCCGCGGTGCAGCGGCTGCGCGCACCGTTGAAGGTGGCCGGTGAGTACTCCCCGGTGATCGGCTGCACGCTGAAGGGCACCGCGAACGCGATCGACCGGTTCGCCCCGATCATCGGCGGTATCCGTCCGGGCCTGTTCGTGTCGTCGAACTTCCTTCCGGGTTCGCCGGCGTACACGTACCCGGAGAGCCTGCCGATCGTCAACGCCTCCGGCGGCCCGAACTGCCGTGGCCTTCCTGACGTCCCGAGCAAGCAGTACGGCGGCTCCTGGTATCACACGCCGTTCCTCGTCACCGACAACGCCTATGTGCCGTACCAGCCGAACACCGAGCTCCAGTTCGACGCACCGTCGACACTGCAGTTCCTGTTCAACGGCGCGTTCGCGGAAAGGGACGACTTCTGA
- a CDS encoding MlaE family ABC transporter permease encodes MSYDATVRLRRMLRVFPRLVDSVGEQALFFGETFRYVPNAATRYRKETIRLIAEMSMGTGALVMIGGTVGVAAFMTLASGGVIAVQGYSSLGNIGIEALTGFLSAFLNVRIVAPVIAGIALAATIGAGATAQLGAMRVAEEIDAVESMAVHAVSYLVSTRLIAGLIAIVPLYALSVLAAFFAARFTTVYINGQSGGLYDHYFNTFLIPSDLLWSFLQAIVMAIAVMLVHTYYGYNASGGPVGVGIAVGQAVRTSLIVVVTIVLFISLAVYGASGNFNLSG; translated from the coding sequence ATGAGTTACGACGCGACCGTCCGGCTCCGCCGTATGCTGCGGGTGTTCCCCCGCCTCGTCGACAGCGTCGGCGAGCAGGCACTGTTCTTCGGCGAGACGTTCCGGTACGTCCCCAACGCGGCGACCCGGTACCGCAAGGAGACGATCCGGCTCATCGCCGAAATGTCCATGGGTACCGGCGCGCTGGTGATGATCGGCGGCACCGTCGGTGTCGCGGCGTTCATGACGCTGGCCTCCGGCGGCGTGATCGCCGTGCAGGGCTATTCATCGCTCGGCAACATCGGCATCGAGGCGCTCACCGGATTCCTGTCGGCGTTCTTGAACGTGCGCATCGTCGCGCCGGTGATCGCCGGTATCGCGCTCGCCGCGACCATCGGCGCGGGTGCGACCGCGCAGTTGGGCGCGATGCGGGTCGCCGAGGAGATCGATGCCGTGGAATCGATGGCAGTACACGCGGTTTCGTATCTGGTGTCGACCCGGCTGATCGCCGGGCTGATCGCGATCGTGCCGCTGTACGCGCTGTCGGTGCTCGCGGCGTTCTTCGCCGCCCGCTTCACCACGGTGTACATCAACGGCCAGTCGGGCGGCCTGTACGACCATTACTTCAACACGTTCCTGATCCCGAGCGACCTGTTGTGGTCGTTCCTGCAGGCGATCGTGATGGCGATCGCGGTGATGCTGGTGCACACGTACTACGGCTACAACGCCTCGGGTGGACCCGTCGGCGTCGGCATCGCCGTCGGACAGGCCGTGCGCACCTCCCTGATCGTCGTGGTCACGATCGTGCTGTTCATCTCGCTCGCCGTTTACGGCGCGTCGGGCAACTTCAACCTCTCCGGATAA
- a CDS encoding MCE family protein, which yields MARTDDSNPLRTGIFGIVLVACLVLVSFGYSSLPFFPQGKPYEAYFADAGGIIPGNEVNVSGIVVGKVTDVALAGDAAKITFTVNRDVKVGDQSLVAIKTDTVLGEKSLAVTPKGGGDSTVIPLGRTTTPYTLNTALQDLGQNVSELDKPKFEQALQTITDSLKEATPQLRSALDGVTSLSRSLNARDEALAQLLGHAKNVSDTLAERSGQVNQLITDGNLLFAALDERRQALSNLIAGIDDVSKQISGFVADNRREFKPALEKLNLVLDNLLERREHLSEALKRLPAYATALGEVVGSGPGFQINLYGLPPAPIAEVLLDTYFQPGKLPDSLSDMLRGYISERMIIRPKSP from the coding sequence ATGGCTAGAACCGACGACTCGAACCCGTTGCGCACCGGCATCTTCGGCATCGTCCTGGTCGCCTGCCTGGTGCTGGTGTCGTTCGGATACTCGAGCCTGCCGTTCTTCCCGCAGGGCAAGCCGTACGAGGCGTACTTCGCCGATGCCGGTGGCATCATCCCGGGCAACGAGGTCAACGTGTCCGGCATCGTCGTCGGCAAGGTCACCGACGTCGCGCTCGCCGGTGACGCGGCGAAGATCACCTTTACCGTCAACCGCGACGTCAAGGTCGGCGACCAGTCTCTGGTCGCGATCAAGACCGACACCGTGCTCGGCGAGAAATCGCTGGCAGTCACGCCGAAGGGCGGAGGGGACTCCACCGTCATCCCGCTGGGCCGCACCACCACGCCCTACACGTTGAACACCGCGCTGCAGGATCTCGGACAGAACGTCAGCGAGCTGGACAAGCCGAAGTTCGAGCAGGCGTTGCAGACGATCACCGATTCGCTGAAAGAGGCGACCCCGCAGCTGCGCTCGGCGCTCGACGGCGTCACGAGCCTGTCCCGCAGCCTCAACGCGCGCGACGAGGCGCTCGCTCAACTGCTCGGGCACGCCAAGAACGTGTCGGACACGCTGGCGGAGCGCTCCGGTCAGGTCAACCAGCTGATCACCGACGGCAACCTGCTGTTCGCGGCCCTCGACGAGCGCCGCCAGGCATTGAGCAACCTGATCGCGGGCATCGACGACGTGTCGAAGCAGATCTCGGGGTTCGTCGCCGACAACAGGCGCGAGTTCAAGCCGGCCCTGGAGAAGCTGAACCTGGTGCTGGACAACCTGCTCGAACGTCGTGAGCACCTCAGCGAGGCGCTCAAGCGGCTGCCTGCCTACGCGACCGCGCTCGGCGAGGTCGTCGGATCGGGTCCTGGTTTCCAGATCAACCTGTACGGCCTGCCGCCCGCCCCGATCGCCGAAGTGCTGCTGGACACCTACTTCCAGCCGGGCAAGCTGCCTGACAGCCTGTCGGACATGCTCCGTGGTTACATCTCGGAGCGGATGATCATCAGGCCGAAGTCACCATGA
- a CDS encoding acyl-CoA dehydrogenase family protein: MRIGYTPEQEELRRELRAYFTKLMTPERAEALAASDGEMGRGNVYRETVAQMGKDGWLTLSWPKEFGGQARPPMDGLIFNDEAAIANVPVPFLTINSVAPTIMHFGTEEQKNFFLPRIAKGELHFSIGYSEPGAGTDLASLRTSAVHDGDDYVINGQKMWTSLIAYADYVWLAVRTNPEAKKHRGISMLIVPTTAEGFSWTPVHTMSGVDTSATYYQDVRVPKSALVGEENGGWKLVTNQLNHERVALVSAQPIFVALNGVREWAQNTKDVHGKRMIDSEWVQLNLARVHAKAEVLKLINWELASASDAAPSPADASAAKVFGTELATEAYRLLMEVLGTAATLRPNSPGALLRGRVERMHRSCLILTFGGGTNEIQRDIIGMVALGLPRVNR; this comes from the coding sequence ATGCGGATCGGCTACACCCCTGAACAAGAGGAGTTGCGGCGTGAGTTGCGGGCGTACTTCACCAAGCTGATGACGCCCGAGCGGGCGGAGGCGTTGGCCGCCAGCGACGGTGAGATGGGCCGCGGGAACGTGTACCGCGAGACGGTCGCGCAGATGGGCAAGGACGGCTGGCTCACGCTGTCGTGGCCGAAGGAGTTCGGCGGCCAGGCGCGGCCCCCGATGGACGGCCTGATCTTCAACGACGAGGCCGCCATCGCGAATGTGCCGGTCCCGTTCCTGACGATCAACAGCGTCGCGCCGACGATCATGCACTTCGGCACCGAGGAGCAGAAGAACTTCTTCCTGCCGCGCATCGCCAAGGGGGAACTGCACTTCTCCATCGGCTACTCCGAGCCCGGCGCCGGTACCGACCTCGCGTCGCTGCGCACCTCGGCGGTGCACGACGGCGACGACTACGTGATCAACGGCCAGAAGATGTGGACGAGTCTGATCGCGTACGCCGACTACGTATGGCTGGCCGTGCGCACCAATCCCGAGGCCAAGAAGCACCGGGGTATCTCGATGCTGATCGTCCCCACCACTGCCGAGGGCTTCTCGTGGACCCCGGTGCACACCATGTCCGGGGTCGACACCAGTGCGACCTATTACCAGGACGTGCGGGTGCCGAAGTCGGCACTGGTCGGCGAGGAGAACGGTGGCTGGAAACTCGTCACCAACCAGCTCAACCACGAACGCGTCGCGCTGGTGTCGGCGCAGCCGATCTTCGTGGCCCTCAACGGCGTCCGCGAATGGGCGCAGAACACCAAGGACGTGCACGGCAAGCGGATGATCGACTCCGAATGGGTGCAGCTGAACCTGGCCCGGGTGCACGCCAAGGCCGAGGTGCTCAAGCTGATCAACTGGGAGCTGGCCTCGGCATCGGACGCGGCGCCGTCGCCGGCGGACGCGTCGGCGGCCAAGGTGTTCGGCACCGAGCTGGCCACCGAGGCGTACCGGTTGTTGATGGAGGTCCTCGGGACCGCTGCCACGCTGCGGCCGAACTCCCCCGGCGCGCTGCTGCGCGGCCGCGTCGAGCGCATGCACCGCTCCTGCCTGATCCTGACCTTCGGCGGCGGTACCAACGAGATTCAGCGCGACATCATCGGCATGGTCGCGCTCGGCCTGCCCCGAGTGAACCGGTAA
- a CDS encoding MCE family protein, which produces MIRRALGLSSVALLLTGCQFGGLNSLNMPGTAGHGSGGYKVSIQLPDVATLPQNSPVMVDDVTVGSVSGVDAVQRPDGTFFAELQLSLDGNVKLPANVIARVAQTSLLGSQHIELAEPLDGGSGELAEGAQIPIENVDNYPTTEQVLSSLGVVVNKGNLGALQDITDETYNAVAGRTGTFEGLIPRLAELTASLDRQTNDIIAAADGLNRFAGILAGSKDSLGRTLDTLPEALKVLNDNRAQLVDAFGALRSFAEVASRVLRETKDDFAADFKDLFPVLKALNDNADFFIKDLEFLPTFPFHYKYLRNAVRGDYLNVYTTFDLTLRRVGESVFTTSLGLDPNMKRISEVVNPPDFLTGAMANLSGQAADPFKIPPGTATQHEGAP; this is translated from the coding sequence ATGATCCGCCGCGCCCTGGGACTGTCGTCGGTCGCTCTGCTGCTGACCGGATGCCAGTTCGGTGGTCTGAACTCGCTGAACATGCCCGGCACCGCCGGGCATGGCAGCGGCGGGTACAAGGTCAGCATCCAGTTGCCCGATGTCGCGACGCTGCCGCAGAACTCACCGGTGATGGTCGACGACGTCACGGTCGGAAGTGTGTCCGGAGTGGACGCCGTGCAGCGCCCCGACGGCACGTTCTTCGCCGAGCTGCAGCTGTCGCTGGACGGCAACGTCAAGCTGCCCGCCAACGTGATCGCGCGGGTGGCGCAGACCTCGCTGCTGGGTTCGCAGCACATCGAGCTCGCCGAACCCCTCGACGGCGGCAGCGGCGAACTGGCCGAAGGCGCACAGATCCCGATCGAGAACGTCGACAACTATCCGACCACCGAACAGGTGCTGTCGTCGCTCGGCGTCGTGGTCAACAAGGGCAATCTGGGTGCGCTGCAGGACATCACCGATGAGACCTACAACGCGGTCGCGGGCCGGACGGGCACGTTCGAAGGCCTGATCCCGCGGTTGGCGGAGCTGACCGCGTCACTGGACCGCCAGACCAACGACATCATCGCCGCGGCCGACGGACTGAATCGCTTCGCCGGGATCCTCGCGGGCAGCAAGGACAGCCTGGGCCGCACGCTCGACACCTTGCCTGAGGCGCTGAAGGTGCTCAACGACAACCGCGCCCAACTCGTCGATGCGTTCGGCGCGCTGCGCAGCTTCGCCGAGGTGGCGTCGCGGGTGCTGCGGGAGACCAAGGACGATTTCGCCGCGGACTTCAAGGATCTGTTCCCGGTGCTCAAGGCGCTCAACGACAACGCCGACTTCTTCATCAAGGACCTTGAGTTCCTGCCGACTTTCCCGTTCCACTACAAGTACCTGCGCAACGCCGTGCGCGGTGACTACCTGAACGTGTACACCACGTTCGACCTGACCTTGCGACGCGTGGGTGAGTCGGTCTTCACCACCTCGCTGGGTCTGGACCCGAACATGAAGCGCATCAGCGAGGTCGTCAATCCTCCTGACTTCCTCACCGGTGCGATGGCCAACCTCTCCGGGCAGGCGGCCGATCCGTTCAAGATCCCGCCGGGCACCGCGACGCAACACGAGGGGGCGCCGTAA
- a CDS encoding MCE family protein, which produces MNRDRRTLISVSVFTVVMLVVAAALIVVFGEFRFASEDKYHAKFENASRLKAGQDVRIAGVPVGTVEGLKLNPDNSVDVEFTVNDRYQLYTSTRAVVRYENLVGDRYLEITSGPGDLVKLPSGGTITNTQPALDLDALLGGLKPVLKGLDGGKVNEISNAVIELLQGEGGALSAMLANTSAFTQNLAARDQLIGDVITNLNTVLSTVDEKGAQFNASVDQLQKLITGLAEGRDPIAGAIGPLASAENDLTEMLETSRRPVQGVIENVRPFAQRMDERKADVNKVIEPLAENYLRLNALGAYGSFFNIFYCSTRLKINGPAGSDILVPFGGPPDPSKGRCSEDG; this is translated from the coding sequence ATGAATCGCGACAGAAGAACCCTGATCAGCGTCAGCGTGTTCACCGTGGTGATGCTGGTGGTCGCCGCCGCGTTGATCGTCGTGTTCGGCGAGTTCCGGTTCGCGTCGGAGGACAAGTACCACGCCAAGTTCGAGAACGCGTCCCGCCTGAAGGCCGGCCAGGACGTCCGGATCGCCGGCGTGCCGGTCGGAACCGTCGAGGGGCTCAAACTCAATCCGGACAACTCCGTCGACGTCGAGTTCACCGTCAACGACCGCTACCAGCTGTACACCTCGACCAGAGCCGTGGTGCGCTACGAGAACCTGGTCGGTGACCGGTACCTCGAGATCACCTCGGGCCCGGGCGATCTCGTGAAGCTGCCCAGCGGCGGCACCATCACCAACACCCAGCCCGCGCTGGACCTCGACGCCCTGCTCGGCGGGCTCAAGCCGGTGTTGAAGGGTCTCGACGGCGGGAAGGTCAACGAGATCAGCAACGCGGTGATCGAGCTGCTGCAGGGGGAGGGCGGCGCACTGTCGGCGATGCTGGCCAACACCAGCGCCTTCACCCAGAACCTCGCGGCCCGCGACCAGCTGATCGGCGACGTGATCACCAACCTCAACACCGTGCTGAGCACCGTCGACGAGAAGGGCGCCCAGTTCAACGCCAGCGTCGACCAGTTGCAGAAGCTGATCACCGGGCTCGCCGAGGGCCGTGACCCGATCGCCGGCGCGATCGGCCCGCTGGCCTCCGCCGAGAACGACCTGACCGAGATGCTGGAGACCTCACGCAGGCCGGTACAGGGCGTCATCGAGAACGTGCGGCCGTTCGCCCAGCGGATGGACGAGCGCAAGGCCGACGTGAACAAGGTCATCGAACCGCTCGCCGAGAACTACCTGCGGCTCAACGCGCTTGGCGCGTACGGCTCGTTCTTCAACATCTTCTACTGCTCGACACGGTTGAAGATCAACGGCCCGGCGGGAAGCGACATCCTGGTCCCGTTCGGCGGACCGCCGGATCCGAGCAAGGGGAGGTGTTCTGAAGATGGCTAG
- a CDS encoding 3-oxoacyl-ACP reductase — MTETDLSGRVAVVTGAAAGLGRAEAVGLAKAGATVVVNDIAAALDKSDVLDEIAATGAKGVAVAGDISQRSTADELVATADGLGGLGIVVNNAGITRDRILFNMSDEEWDAVIAVHLRGHFLLTRNAAAYWREKAKQAGDGDKAGTVYGRIINTSSEAGLSGPVGQPNYGAAKAGITALTLSAARALERFGVRANAIAPRARTAMTAGVFGDAPELPDGGVDPLSPEHVVNLVRFLASPAAEGVNGQLFIVYGPTVTLIAAPTAEAQFSADGDAWDPSALSSTLQGYFADRDPGRSFSAAMGLGDPA, encoded by the coding sequence TTGACTGAAACTGATCTGTCCGGCCGCGTCGCGGTGGTCACCGGAGCGGCCGCCGGCCTGGGCCGCGCGGAAGCCGTCGGCCTCGCCAAAGCAGGCGCCACCGTCGTCGTCAACGACATCGCCGCCGCACTCGACAAGTCCGACGTGCTCGACGAGATCGCCGCGACGGGCGCCAAGGGCGTCGCGGTCGCCGGCGACATCAGCCAGCGCTCCACCGCGGACGAGCTGGTCGCGACCGCGGACGGGCTCGGCGGTCTCGGGATCGTGGTGAACAACGCCGGGATCACCCGCGACCGCATCCTGTTCAACATGTCCGACGAGGAGTGGGACGCGGTCATCGCCGTGCATCTGCGGGGCCACTTCCTGCTGACCCGCAACGCGGCGGCCTACTGGCGGGAGAAGGCCAAACAAGCTGGGGACGGCGACAAAGCGGGCACGGTGTACGGCCGGATCATCAACACCTCGTCGGAGGCCGGACTGTCGGGCCCGGTCGGCCAGCCCAACTACGGCGCCGCCAAGGCCGGGATCACGGCTCTGACACTGTCGGCCGCCCGCGCGTTGGAACGGTTCGGGGTGCGCGCCAACGCGATCGCGCCGCGAGCCCGCACCGCGATGACGGCCGGTGTGTTCGGTGACGCTCCGGAGTTGCCAGACGGTGGGGTCGACCCGCTCTCACCCGAGCACGTCGTGAACCTGGTCCGGTTCCTTGCCTCTCCGGCCGCCGAAGGCGTCAACGGACAGCTGTTCATCGTTTATGGTCCGACGGTGACGCTGATCGCGGCTCCGACGGCGGAGGCGCAATTCAGTGCCGACGGGGACGCCTGGGATCCGTCGGCGTTGTCCTCGACACTGCAGGGTTACTTTGCTGACAGGGATCCGGGGCGCAGCTTCTCGGCGGCGATGGGGCTGGGGGATCCGGCCTGA
- a CDS encoding MlaE family ABC transporter permease — protein sequence MIEQLAAPARAVGGFVEMSLDTFVKTFRRPFQFREFLEQTWMIARVSLVPTLLVAIPFTVLVAFTLNILLREIGAADLSGAGTAFGTITQLGPVVTVLVVAGAGATAICADLGARTIREEIDAMRVLGIDPIQRLVVPRVLASTFVALLLNGLVCMIGLAGGYVFSVFLQGVNPGAFINGLTVLTGLGELVLAEIKALLFGVVAGLVGCYRGLTVQGGPKGVGNAVNETVVYAFICLFVINVIMTAIGVRVLVR from the coding sequence TTGATCGAACAGCTTGCGGCGCCAGCGCGGGCCGTGGGCGGGTTCGTGGAAATGTCCTTGGACACGTTCGTCAAGACGTTCCGCCGCCCGTTCCAATTCAGGGAGTTTCTCGAGCAGACCTGGATGATCGCGCGTGTTTCGCTGGTGCCGACGTTGTTGGTCGCGATCCCGTTCACCGTGCTGGTCGCGTTCACGCTGAACATCCTGCTGCGCGAGATCGGTGCCGCCGATCTGTCCGGGGCGGGTACCGCGTTCGGCACCATCACCCAGCTGGGTCCGGTGGTGACGGTGCTCGTCGTGGCCGGCGCGGGTGCGACCGCGATCTGCGCAGATCTCGGGGCGCGCACCATCCGCGAGGAGATCGACGCGATGCGGGTGCTCGGTATCGACCCGATCCAGCGCCTCGTGGTGCCCCGCGTGCTGGCGTCGACGTTCGTCGCGCTGCTGCTCAACGGCCTGGTCTGCATGATCGGCCTCGCAGGCGGTTACGTGTTCTCGGTGTTCCTGCAGGGCGTCAACCCCGGGGCTTTCATCAACGGGCTGACGGTGCTGACAGGGCTCGGTGAGCTGGTCCTCGCCGAGATCAAGGCGCTGCTGTTCGGTGTGGTGGCCGGGCTCGTCGGCTGCTACCGCGGCCTGACGGTCCAGGGCGGGCCCAAGGGCGTCGGCAACGCCGTCAACGAGACGGTGGTCTACGCGTTCATCTGCCTGTTCGTGATCAACGTGATCATGACGGCGATCGGCGTGAGAGTGCTGGTGCGCTAG